One Vitis vinifera cultivar Pinot Noir 40024 chromosome 15, ASM3070453v1 genomic window, gatgttgaatcaacttcagaattggattttaaggaagccaatactcctatgagTCATAGTGGTCCCTATTCTTGGCTCATATACCTTATTGGCACGGATTATGAGGGTTAAATTGGTTCTAGGTTCACTTatatgcataagggcattttgataattGCGAAAGGTTGCACaaggtaagtgaacaaggtctttggattgagctaattgattaattagtaggttctattggattaattaatcaattaagatccattttaggttagattaagtgacccaagttcatataggctcaagtcacttaagcctagttaagaaccctataaataccccatagaagttagggtttccatcacttttggtcttccaccatccaaagagaaaaagagtcatagcctccaccctccTTTCCTCATCACCGAAGGTGTGCTAAGAATAAGGTTGAGTCATCGGGTGGAAGATCgtgggtttatgagacttccaacaacttcaaagTTGTCTTCAACAcatggaatttaaggtttgggaacatccaaacctaaagttTAGTACTTAAccctaaaaaatcaattttaaaaaaattggtattgcttttgttgcttagatctaagatgtcAACATAGACAACCAATGTCCAGAGGTATAAGATCGGATAACTACAAAATGTTCGGTCTTGGAACTCCGAACAATAACCATGACACCTCCTTCTTCCAACCAAAAAGACGcaataaaaaatgcaaaaaaaaatgtataaaaatcatACTTGTGGACTTGTAACATCATTGGATATGATTATTTGTTTATCCATTGGTGAGAAGCATAACTATCTTACTAAATTTGATGAGAATTATGAAGAGATTCAAAGAGAACGAATGAAGGAAAAATGCTAGGGAAATATTTGTATTCtgcatggttttaaaaattggatcgGACGAGCCAATCTGATTACCAACCGGTCACCATTTTGGTTCAGTTCGATGATTTGAACTGCCCAGGGGTTGGACTATTCCCTTGAACTGAATGAttcatagttttattattttttggccatcaaaacgacgtcgttttgatgcATCTAGCATCGAAACAATATCATTTTGCTCTGTATGTATGCCCCACCCTCTTCTTCTCAACAAGCCTAGTCGTTATCATTGCTTCGTCCCCCACCCTACACACCTCCTACTGCACCACGTCAAAGCAGCATCCATATTGTCGAAGTCACCGCCTCTGTAGGCCGATGAGGACCCCATTGGATTCCAAATCTCCCATTGAGAATCttgcaatttatttatttttcttttttctttttaattcaaacTATTCCTATATTTATTCCTCACAATAGGCCTTTGttttctattaaatatatactaatatttataccatattattatttgatttgtgAAATGAAcggaaattgaaataaaattatttaaaaaataaaaatataatatttaatattaaaaaataaaatctctctcatatttagtattattttaaaaaaatatctttataacttatttttaataaatatttttattcctttattaacaatactaataattaaaaattaaaaatataaatttccaaattaaagatttaatatttttacttcACAAAGTAACTaaaaaaactcaacaaacataatagatattattaaaaaaatttataattttaataatatataaaatatatatttatgatatggCTAGTTTAACTGTCCAATGAACCATTAATTTTTCGATTTAAAAATTGATTCGATTGTGAAAACATTAGTATTTTGTGttaaaagggtattttaaggATTTCAACGAGGAGCATTTGTGTCTTAACAAAATTCATTGAAGGGCGGATGCcaaaaaagttttgaaagatggatttataatttctctttttattattataattttttttttctggtgggatttcttttaaaacaatcaATATGAGCACATTGGTGAATCCAATAAGGGATTATGTAAATTCACAAAATCAGTCATTTTCTGCTTGTAAATTAATAACTTCTATCATCCGTTTCAGAGTAGCTTTCCTTTCCCATTAAAATATTGTCTTTAACCTCCAACGGCATCAGAGCGTGAAAAAGCCAACAAGAAAACAGAGGAGTTTTGAGAGTAGAGATTGTGGAATTGATCTGAAAATGGCAAATTCTAACTCTAAACCCTTCGATtctaaaaccctaattttttcatttttattactATTAGCAGTATTACTATCATTTGCTCCAAGTCCTGTTCTCTCCAAATCTCGCCGCCCCATCTCTGTAAACCCTCTTCTCTTCTCTCGATTCTCactactttttctctttttgatttcattattttcatttttatttttatttttttgttaatttttttgctaattttattgttttgttttttctgatGTTTGTCACAGGATTCTGAGATTAGAGAAAAGAAGAACGAGTGCTATGCTGATATCGAGAGGTATTGTATCCTTCTCCGTTTGTTTCCCGATAAATATTGCAGATATTTCTGTTGTGTTAGCGTTAATTTTTGGTTTCTGTTTGGGACGTCCACGGAAAACAAAACCCTTTTCAGTCAATTGTGCGGCAATGCAATGGTTGGGGAGCAAGacctataactcaaaatttgcCTATCAGAAAAGacctataactcaaaatttaatttaattttctcttcttctctttcctaTATTTGCTGGGCAACCAAACAATATAACTtgctttgtttcttttctttggttTATTTGGGAAGGAGAACCGTTTTAAATACTTTCAACTGAGCCTCAATTCAACTATTGGCGGCCAAAACCTAAGCccttaaacttaagaatttccTTTCCTAAGTTATCTCGGCAACCAAGCAGGCAAAagttctcttcttttctttggtTTGTGAGATGGGAAGCCCCTTTGAGTACCATCAATTAAGCCTCAAATACAGCTATTTGCAGGCCAAATACCATGGGcctgaatttaattttctattcttttttccctttcctgAGTTTCCTCTGCAAACAAACTACACAattgtttcatttcttttcattgGTTTCTGTCAAGAGAAACCCTTTCCAATACTATTAATTGAGCCTCAATGCAACTTTTGAGCATAAAAACGCAAGACTCTATGgttagtttcctttttcttttccttcccaaGTCAGAttgttttgtttccttttcttggGTTTTTAAGAAGGGAATGTTTGTCTGCTTTATTGGTATGGTATCAAGAAACCAGTGTTATGTCGACATTATGGGTATTTGTCCTTCTTTTGTTCTCTGAGAAAATATacaaattggaattttgaatctTCGATTTTTCAGTATCTAGGGCCTAATGACATCAAATTTTTGGGAAAGAGGGTAGCAGAAACCATAGTTTCGAATGCAGGATGTGGGGAAAGGGAAAAGAATTGTAttttaattggaaaattttaatgtttGGAACTAATGAAATTTGTAAATTGAAGGAATTGGGCAAGGATTTGGAGGGATTTGAATTcatttaaacaaatttataaaaaaatctctTGTTTTCCCAAACATTGAGGCAGAAGTTGTCAATGGAAAAGTCTTTATGTTTAAATCCTTTTCACTGGAAAacaagagaaaagaaatgaaactttCTATTGATGAAATTCCTTCTTCTCCAAACTTTCTATCCGACATTTTCTCATCACCCTCACCTTCGGAACCTAAGGACTCCTCTTTAATGGCATTCAAGGCAATGCCCTTTGATTTCCTAGGTGATCCAAGAGTCATTTCAAAGGTTTGGAGTGAACCTACCACTTTCAAGGAATCCACATCCTTGGACTCTTCAATGGCGGTGACTTTTGCTCTAAATCTCTCTGAAAGAGATCTTAGAATTTTTCTAACCACTTTGGAATTAGGGATGGGCTCACCTATATTAAATCTAGAATTCACAATGTCTATCAGTTTTGCATAAAACTCTCTAAAGTTCTCATGATCTTCTATCCTAATTGTCTCAAACCTAGAGGTTAACATTTGAAGTTTGGACACTTTCATAGCATTAGTGCCTTCATGAGTCACTTGGAGGATATCCCAAGCCTCCTTAGTCAAAGTACATGTGGCTATCCTACGGAATTCATCCATGCTAATGGCATTTAAGATGGAATACATGGCTCTAGCATTGTTCTCACTAGCTTCATTATCACCTCTATCCCATTCCAACTTAGGCTTGATAACATTAGTTGGTCTACCTTCTCTATCCAACACCTTAGGTGGAGACCAACCAAATTCAATAGCGTTCcaaattttttcactttgcattttgagaaaatattgcattctcactttccaatgagaataattttcgcCGGTTAAAAATGGTGGTCTCCCAATGGAAGCTCCCTCTTGATGAGGTTCCATAATTGAGATTCAAGGAtcgaaaatgattttttttttctttaaaaacccactttgataccaattgaaaaggtgaatctcaataatggactacacctagaggggggggtgaataggtattgtagaacaatttaaaaatcctcccaacaaagattacctaaccttagactTTCTCAATGTCAAAAAACTTTTCTTCCAACAACTTTTGAACAAAGCATAACATCCACAAGCAAGAATGTATGcaccaacactctcccaacaatttataaatgcaatacacatgcaaatgcttcaacaatcataaaaaataaatcaaaagaacaattatCTCTTCAACTCGTATCAATTTACTACATGATATTATTAACcaaaatgagtagaaaaattattaaggatattCCATGGATCATCACACTTATATCACCTTATATTTCTTCCATTCAACATATATGCCCAAGTAATCATTGATatcaaaacagaaaataaatcaaagtgtagattgagagaaagagacaattaaCACCGAATTTTAACatggaaaacctccgaagagataaaaaaccacgagcCTACCAACGATAAAAAacatccactatgaagaataaaagctaaatacaaggttttacctagcttAAGCCCACCAATCCTTCCCGgaccacttgactagtacctttcACTCTCAGCTTCTCACCTTCTTCTGGAGCACACTTGAAGTCCACATTAAGCTCGATCTcagcctcttcttgaatccacacaaaaagaaaatgggtttgtaaccaaactcaaatagaatgagagattgagatatgaatgaaggaatgaatcaacccatttattgctcaagaaaatctattaaaaactagtttggaaaacattaagagaattggattttctttgcaaccAAAAACCCCCAAATTAGGAAAAGAGaggagaaaatgaagaacacatgGAGTGGCTGCAACTATCTCCACGGTTGCTACAGTCTCTACccaaaaaatgagaaaagtttgtttttaaagtataaaaagaagcccttaatctaatggctgaAATTTGATCTTAAAAACAAGTTAGTTGAATCGATCTGCCCTTGCACTTGGATCGATCTAGAAATAGGGGAATAAAAGCCTTACACCAAAAACTATTTCTCTCAACCTTCTTAActcatttaaagatgaaaaacagGATTGATTCACATTCAATCACCACACACTCGACTGCATacctcttagcaaagtcttaaTCTTCAAGTCAGGTAGTTCGAAGAAGAATTGGAAagccgagttaggggacacttaggaattttgtccggaattgccAACCCTGCTAAACACTCACACTCGGCAAACAAACAACACAATTGTTTCGTTTGTTTTCATTGGTTTCTGTCAAGAGAAACCCTTTCTAATACTATTAATTGAGCCTCAATACAACTTTTGAGGATAAAAACCCAAGACTCTATggttagtttccttttcttttccttcccaaGCCAGATTGTTTTGTTTCCTTTGCTTGGGTTTTTAAGAAGGGAATGTTTGTCTGCTTTATTGGTATGGTATCAAGAAACCAGTGTTATGTTGACATTATGggtatttttccttcttttgttcTCTGAGAAAATATacaaattggaattttgaatctTCGATTTTTCAGTATCTAGGGCCTAATGACATCAAATTTTTGGGAAAGAGGGTAGCAGAAACCATAGTTTCGAATGCAGGATGTGGGGAAAGGGAAAAGAATTGTATTTTAATTGCCAAATTTTAATGTTTGGAACTAATGAAATTTGTAAATTGAAGGAATTGGGCAAGGATTTGGAGGGATTTGAATTCATTTAAacgaatttataaaaaattctcTTGTTTTCCCAAACATTGAGGCAGAAGTTGTCAATGGAAAAGTCTTTATGTTTAAATTCTTTTCACTGGAAAAcaagagaaaggaaatgaaaCTTTCTATTAATGAAATTCCTTCTTCTGCAAAAAAAAATCTGCTCTGAACAAACTGTTAAGATGCAGAAgttaattttcctttcctttccttttctcatTTCTAGAAAACGGAAGAAAGGGTTTTCTTCCGTTTCTTTTTCCTTGACTAATTGTTCTCTTCTTCTGCTGTGATGGAAAAAAGTGGATTGTGGGGTTGGCAATGCAAGTCTTCAGTGATAGCGAAGGAGAACTGTGTTTTACAATGCCTTTCTCCACCTTGTTATGAGCTTGTCTACGAGAGTGATCCGGTGAGACTGGACTGGACCATAAACTGTTCAGGGGTTTAACATATCCTTTGTTTGTCTGTCCtagaaagtatatatatattggatgtGTTCTTTTTTCAGCTTGAAGAAGGGGAGAAAGATTTTACCAGGAGCCAAGAGTACAAGTATTGTATGCACAGGTAATTACTGGGATTCCATGCTTCTATTGTTTCTCCCATACAcgtttattttcatattaatggTTTGTGTTTTTCCATGATGCAACTTAATCTTAACAAGCTTTGATTGAATTTATGAACCATAGCTATTATTCTTGCAAATGTTTGCTCTATCATACCTGATTATGATAATTGGGAGAAGAGAGTTTGGTAGTCAGGAGCAAGATCGAATATATTGAGCCTATTTTAGTTTAAGTAGCAGTAGATTCAAgtgaataatgaaaatttatgaCATCCTTTATTCATAGATGCAAATGCTTGAAGCTTGGTCTCCCCATAGAATAACTATGGCTCTGCAACTTGGGCAGGTTCAGCCCAAAAAATATTAACCCGCACCAAACCTGCTTATGAATATGTCCAACTTGCGCCAATCCCAACCTGATATTGGGTTGGAAATTCTTAACCCATGCTTAGTCCATGGGCAATCTGGTTTAGCACAGGT contains:
- the LOC100248442 gene encoding uncharacterized protein LOC100248442 is translated as MANSNSKPFDSKTLIFSFLLLLAVLLSFAPSPVLSKSRRPISDSEIREKKNECYADIESGLWGWQCKSSVIAKENCVLQCLSPPCYELVYESDPLEEGEKDFTRSQEYKYCMHRLSLGESLDGVKGSFDY